The Vigna unguiculata cultivar IT97K-499-35 chromosome 1, ASM411807v1, whole genome shotgun sequence nucleotide sequence tgtatttttagatttaattaattttttattcttatttttaactaaaagatcaaattgatcctctaattattttaatatcaatttgattattttttgttaaattttttaaaacaaaataataattttttattaaaattgaaaagattaataaaattaatttattttattgatataattaatataatcttaattttagtATCAAGAGTAATTTatagttataaatttattatttttattataataaaaaaataaataaacatcacTTAATGTTATTAAGgtatatatttctattaatattataaaattagacCGTAACATTTTTGTCTAGGGTGGGATTATTGGGgggaaaattttcatttttttatcattaattgtgtttttttcttcttacaaTAACAAACCAGGAGCGACCTGTTACCGCAGGTTGTTTTGGCAGAGCCTATCTACTTTCGCACGTACGCTCCATGTTGGACGGCACCTACCACTGATTAGGTGAATCACTCGCATTCTCTTCTTCACTCTCCATCAACACCAAAAATCCATGCTTTCTTAATTAACCCCTTACTTTCTCTCTCCAATTCATCCTCAAACACTTTTCTTCTGTTTCTCCCTCTGCTGTCGCCACTGTTCCATCACTCACCGGTGCCACTATCACCGGTTGAGTGACGCATAGCTTCTCCAATTCTAcgttttttcttcaattttccaaaggggtgaagaaaaaaaatcaaagatggTTGGTGCCATAAAAGCTGCGATTGGAGACGGGGTGTTGACTTTCATGTGGGTGTTTTGTTCCTCTGTGTTGGGGATTGCTTCTGGGTATGTAACTAAAGCCCTTAACCTTCAGGACATCTCCTACAACGGCTTCCCTTACCCTTCTTTCATTGTCACCATTACCCTCGTTTTtctacttgttttccttttcacCCTCATCGGCAATGCCCTCGGCGGCGCCAGCTTCAACCCCACCGGCACCGCTTCCTTTTACGCCGTTGGTCTCGGTTCTGATACGCTCTTCTCAATGGCGCTTCGTTTCCCTGCCCAGGTTCGTTGCTTCCCTTTTGTGTCCAAAAGGGTCTTttacttttctctcttctctctgtATGGCGTCGCTAGTATAATTGAACTTATACGCGCTATGACGTTAGATCCTGAATTGAAGGATTTTTTCGAAGATATAAGTAGTTGAGAATCGACCATCAAATGAGCTAAAATGCCTTGTAATTAAACTGATATTTAAACTTGTATTTAAGTAGAATATTTAgcaagtttatttgacattatttAGTGATTTCTTAATTTAGGGATCGTACAGTCACGAGAGGAGATTAAAATGACCATTTACTCTGTTGGATTGCTTTTGAGTTAACTTTTTTGTTCCGTCCTTTTggccttctttttctttctaatctttCTAGGAAATGCGTGGATGGTGTGGATAAGAAGTAGGAGTTAAATATGGGTCATGTTTTATGCTATGTCTGGTTGGGTGGACCGAACGCCAtggagaaataaaattttgaaattttaatggGAGAGAAAGTGTAAAGAAAGGAAATTTGGtgtgttttcatttttaatttacaagACAACCTGATTTTCAATCAGTTcttcttttaatatttgaagattTAAAAACCAATTGCTTCTTTTGTACCTTTATGTGAAAACATGAAATGAAAGCAAAAGTAAACGTGCCCTTCAAttgttgttttttaaattaaaattttcttttcttatcacTTTTTTCTATGtaatcaaaaagaaaaacatgctatttgtctttttctttccttttttcacTCTATCTAAACATACTATTAGTATTGTTTTTCTATCAAAATGATTTAGTAATCTGCCCAGTAAGAATTGCATTATAAGTTCAACACAGGTTCTGGAGCAGAATTTCTATTTTGGTGGTAGAATACCGCCAAACATACCATTAGTGTAATTCTCTTGTTAGAGTGGAAGTTTCGTTTTAGTAATCTGTCTGATAAGGATTTAGATTAAAGGTTGAGGGGTCATTTAGGTTGTAGAGATAATGTTGCCGGTGGTATCAATTATCTTGTGTCAGAGTCTAAGTGGACCGGATTACAATCGAATCGTGGTGCTTGGACTGTTATACTTTTAAGTAGAAAGAGTTTTATCCTGATTGATGACTATAGTTTTTTATCTAGTTGTAAGTGTTCGATCCTAAAAATTGATATCAGAGCCAAGGTCACGAGTTAAAAaatgtttctatgtttttttctGTTATGAAAATTGTGCAAGGAAATTTTGATGGATGGATGAGTTGTGAACAGGCAGTTGGTGCTGCTGGTGGTGCAATGGCAATTATGGAAGTGATTCCAGAAAAGTATAGGCATATGATTGGGGGTCCTTCTTTGAAAGTGGATTTGCACACTGGGGCTGTTGTTGAAGGGTTGTTGACCTTTTTCATTACCTTTATCGTTCTCTTCATCTTCCTCAAGGGCCCTCGTAGTGATTTGTTGAAGACCTGGTTTCTGGCCACAGCAACCGTAGTTTTGGTCATGGTTGGATCTGCCTACACCGGCCCAGCCATGAATCCTGCCAATGTGAGTGATTACCTCTTTACATTTTCCAGTTACGTGTTTCTTGCATCTGTCTTTTAATGATTGTTTTGAAAACTACTAAATTTTTACCTGAAATCGGCAGGACATTATTAGTCCATGAGAATTTAAGAATATTCATTTTAGTACTTTATTGTCTGGTGTCAAATTTATGCACAAAAGTGAGTGAGTCCGTCTTTAAAACCTCAAGTGTCAGTGTTAAAGTGCTTGACCGATACAATTTCATAGACTAATCCTGAGTTCACTCACTCAACTCAATCATCATATCTTATTCTCCTCATCAAAGAATGTTGTTATAAATGTATATTGAGTTTGAAATATTA carries:
- the LOC114192059 gene encoding aquaporin SIP1-1-like, with the translated sequence MVGAIKAAIGDGVLTFMWVFCSSVLGIASGYVTKALNLQDISYNGFPYPSFIVTITLVFLLVFLFTLIGNALGGASFNPTGTASFYAVGLGSDTLFSMALRFPAQAVGAAGGAMAIMEVIPEKYRHMIGGPSLKVDLHTGAVVEGLLTFFITFIVLFIFLKGPRSDLLKTWFLATATVVLVMVGSAYTGPAMNPANAFGWAYLNNWHNTWDQLYVYWICPFAGAILAAWLFRAVFPPPPPPELKQKKA